The Cytophagia bacterium CHB2 genomic interval GCATGATCGAATTTGTAGACTCTTCCCGGCGTACCACCGACAGCCCAGCCCAATTTTTCATTTATCATGAACAAGGATTCAATGCCTGAAAAAGTTGCAGGTTGAAGGGTTTGTGTTTGCCAATTGTTGCCGCTGTCTTGTGTGCGAAGAATGAAAGGCGGCCCGAGCACGGCTCCGGCATTCCAGCCTGTTTGTGAATCCATAAAAGAGACTTCGCGCAAGCTGCATCCCGCTTGTACTGTCGCATCCCATTTGTTGCCGCCATCAACTGTTCTGGCAATCAGCATGTTGCCCGCAAGGCCTCCCACAATCCAGCCACTGTCAGGCGTCGTGAAGACAATATCGCGTGTGGGCAAAAGAAAGGGGCGCGGACGAAGTGAATCCTGCAGCGCCCAGGTTGCTCCGCCATCATCGGTGTGGTACACAAAGGCGTCATAAGAGAGCGCCCAGCCGCGCGCCGTATCCACAAATGTGATTGCAATAAGCTCATATTTGATCTCTGAAAATCGCGTAGCGATCGTTTGCCACGTTTTGCCGCGGTTTACTGTTTTCAGAATGCCGGAGGAAAAATCCTGATTCGACGCCACCGCATAGCCGGTGCTGTCATTTACAAAAGCAAAATCCGAGTAACGGAAATAGCTGTTGTCTGCCGTTTGCCAGGAAATACCGCCGTCAATCGTGCGGCGCAGCCAAGGTGGGGACGGTTGCGCAAACGTTCCAGAGCTCGAA includes:
- a CDS encoding T9SS type A sorting domain-containing protein codes for the protein LAYYFVAQWVQQTFLSTENLYKVRFVNNHVGWVLGGSGVFKTTDGGNSWTRQDSTLGYGDALFALNQDVAFYSSSGTFAQPSPPWLRRTIDGGISWQTADNSYFRYSDFAFVNDSTGYAVASNQDFSSGILKTVNRGKTWQTIATRFSEIKYELIAITFVDTARGWALSYDAFVYHTDDGGATWALQDSLRPRPFLLPTRDIVFTTPDSGWIVGGLAGNMLIARTVDGGNKWDATVQAGCSLREVSFMDSQTGWNAGAVLGPPFILRTQDSGNNWQTQTLQPATFSGIESLFMINEKLGWAVGGTPGRVYKFDHATSVETWPLALTAPPEAFYLAPNYPNPFNAGTRIAYSIPHEAPVKVAIYDLSGREVAVLEDAQRPAGFYEVAWEGRDHAGREVPSGVYIYKLRANFQNLSRKLLLLR